The DNA window cgcaactacctagaatcaaacggtgagctgcacattatgggtgccatggtgagcacgttccatgagacagagcttcacctacagtAGCGCGATCTAcaggtgcaacctccacgaccgtacaCCGGAGTGGTCCAGgctgagggacatcggtgattagacactgttcgtgtctaaatatttcaataaaagcttcagtggaacaagtgtatccaagtacaaggagaacaaaatctacatgtctaagccattgtatggggatccatacgacttggtccatcgactggagatcattgatattgctaccggcgcatccgaagtgaagcctgtccaggaaaagatgcagggttccgaggctctaggttggattcgacccaatctctggaagctctagagtttgtgagcctgcgacgccgcgcactccgtgactgtgttaaattcataaactttgttttttggattaaatgtcactttaacgttggtatttaatttaacagtattgttatcttatcgtgtaaTCCGTGTgtttctcctacaactaaaaagaacaaagtgtggaaattttttggtgcgacatttgttttggttcgtccgtctgcccacgcctgcgatcccacgacatcttaattactgattgatcgtgccattctcctcgattgaatattgcctgccatgtgatagaggaatcacgacaaaataggaagtagaaaattattgttctatccatatacacattgcatgtttgcatgcaccagcatacatggcaacgagcaaaaggaaagagaattaatacagaaggaaagagaattaagacaaaaggaacttctttgcatttctgagaaccttgccaaatctgtcTATATTTAATTACTTCCACTCTTTGGATTTGCAAAAGGGACAAattttttctcctttcatttggtttcacgctcacgtgttccatcgcccttgcttgctgtttcttgcgtgaaccatagttgacgtcatctgtcttccatagctcagcctcccaatcccaagagaaggtccctacctctccctaactggagatccggcctgccagaggatctcctcgagtccatcgggcagcgtctcgTGTTAGGCCACCACGTGGCGTCCTttcgatccgcttgctccccatggcgcgccgcTGTCCCGTTCGCGACCTTCGGGCTACTCCTGCTGCTCCTGTTCGACCATGACTCGGACCACGTCATCTTCTACTGCGTCCtagagaagaaggtcttgtcctAGACGCTGCCCGACGTGCACGGCAAGGTGGTGTgtggctcctcgtgtgggtggctggcaCTCATGGATGAGGAGGCGTCCGTGACGCCGCTGAATCCATTCGCCAGTGCTCGTGCCCCCCCTGTGTTGAGCTCCCGCTAGTAGGCGAACACGTCGTGGCGACGTTCTCATCGGAACACGTGCCAAGGGTCCACgaccggtgggtcctccatcccaccaacggctatGGGGACGTGGATGCCGCAggtagagccatcaagctagaagacatgtgGGACGTTTTCTTCCGTGGGATCGTGCTCTCAGCGCCACCGGACACCGCCGGCCACGAGTGTGTGGCCATGGCcttgcttgggtgctccacggtgGTCGAGTtctgccgggttggagtcgacagcaCATGGACGCTGCTTgacaccaaactagagttctccatggggtccatcgtccattgccaagacaagttcttggggATCAACTAcactggagaaatctccgtctacagcagcaacgttgccggcgctactccaaccgcgacgTTGCTGCCATCGCTGTTgccacctgcggggctctgccactgcagctacctggaatcaaaTGGTGAGCTGCACATtatgggtgccatggtgagcatgttccatgagacacagagcttcacctacagcagcgcgatctataagtgcaacctccacgatCGTACGCCAGAGTGGTCTAGGGTGAGGGAGATATgtgatcagacactgttcgtgtctaaacatttcaatgaaagctttagtggaacaagtgtacccaagtacaaggagaacaaaatctatatgtctgagccattgtatggggatccatacgacttggtccattgACTGAAGATCGTTGATATTGttaccggcgcatccgaagtgaagcccgtccaggaaaagatgcagggttctGAGGGTATAGGTTGGATTCAacccaatctctggaagctctagagtttgtaagcctgcgacgccgcgcactccatgactgttaaattcataaacttttctttttggattaaatgtcattttaatgttggtatttaatttaacagtattgttatcttctcgtgcgatccgtgtgcttCTCctatacaactaaaaagaataaagtgtggacattttttggtgtgacatttgttttggttcgtccgtctgcccatgcctgtgatcccacgacatcttaattactaattgatcgtgccattctccttgattgaatattgtctgccatgtgatagaggaatcacggtaaAATAGGAAGTAAAAAATTAttatgctatccatatacacattgcatgtttgcatgcactagCATACATGACAAcaagcaaaagaaaaaagaattaacacagaaggaaagagaattaagacaaaagtaaCCTCTTTGCATTTATGAGAACCTTGCTAAATCTGCCTAAatttaattactttccctctttgCATTTGTAAAAGGGACAatttttttctcctttcatttggtttcacgctcacgtgttccatcgccctcgcttgctgtttcttgcgtAAACCATAGTGGATGTCATCTGTCTTCCTtggctcagcctcccaatcctaagagaaggtccctacctctccctgatTGGAGATTCagcctgccagaggatctccttgagtccatcgggcagcgtctcgcgtcaggccacgacACGGCGTCCTTctgatccgcttgctccccacGGCGCGCCGCCGTCACATTCGTGACCTTCAggccgctcctgctgctcccgttTGACCCCGACTTggaccgcgtcggcttctactggttcccggagaagaaggtcttgtctGGCTAGAGCTGATCTCTACGCTCCTATCTAGTAGAGATCTCCCTCCTTGAAAGTGGTTGCTCCGCCCCATTAGGGGAATATACTTGACTGAACAGTTTGTTAGATTTGGGTATTCCATACTATACGGGTGGTGGAATTGAGCGAGCGGAGCCCTCGCCCGGGGGGGCGTAGCAACATCCTTGTTATGGCATAAGCATAGAATAGGAATGATATAGCGCTATAACCTATCTATATTGAATAAAAGATAGTAGAGTagagaagagagtagagtagaATAGCAGCCTTCCTCTATATATAAGGGGAATTCCTTCCTTTGGTCGGATACTCTAATCTACTTATTTATAGGGTACTTTCAGTAAAAGGTAAACTACGCTGCCCGGCGTGCGCGAcaaggtggcgtgcggctcctcgtgtgggtggctggcgctcatggacgaggcggcgtccgtgacgctgctgaatccattcgccggTGCCCGTGCCCCCGCGTTGAGCTCCCACCAGTAGGCGAACACGTCGCGGCGGCGTCCTCATCGgaacgcgtgtctagggtccacggccggtgggtcctccatcccaccaacggctacgggAATGCGGATGTCacaggcagagccatcaagctagaagacatgagggacgtgttcttccatgagatcgtgctctcggcgccgcctgaCACCGCCGGCCGCTAgtacgtggccatggccatgcttgggtgctccacggaggtcgcgttctgtcgggttggagtcgacagcgcatggacgcttCTCGACACAAAACTGGAGTTCTTCGTGGGGTCCATCGTCAACGCCGtcggcgctactccaaccgcgacgctactaccatcgctgtcgccacctacggggctctgccaccgcagctacctggaatgaaacggtgagctgcacattgtgggtgccatggtgagctgctccatgactgtgttaaattcataaactttgcttttttgattaaatgtcactttaacattagcatttaatttaacagtattgttattttatcgtacgatccatgtgttttcagtataaattgttagttatctcgTAGCAATGCACAGGCACGCTATCTAGTTTATTAGGAAATCAgattagatcggagaaatttatTCATTAGGATTACTATCAGCGTTACCTCGAGACTCCTGGCACGGAGAAACACGGACGAGGTGGTATACTGATAGTCAGGACtggttagttttttttattattaggaGTATAAATAGATAGTGATAATCGTCCATACGCACACGATCGTGTTTAGTTACAGTGGGTCGGATCAAACTCGTACACAACTGCACATATGAGGCAATTGCTTGTCGTCGAATTCTAGCCGGCATGGAAGTGGAACTGATACCAGTgctattctaactcgtatgagcatAAGTTATATATTAAAGTCCGGATGCAAAAAAAACTCTCCATCGTATGGTAGTAGAGGGAgatggacaaaaaaaaaaaaatagacgAACAAAGAAAATGGTCtaaaattttacctctttattatatAGATATATacattgtatatatataaatatctatatctatacctaataataaaaaaggtaaaatttctctccacctatTTTTTGTCCGGCCATTACTTAACTAACTTTATGAATGTGAAAAACTGTCTATAGCCCTTCTCTTTATATAAATAGGAATCCTAATCCACTAGATCTCTATGATTTCGGGTGAATACGAATCTTAATCataatagaaaaatataataatatggataaataggaatcttaatccaattagatctctcTAATTCCGAATAACCAGAATAGGAATCTTAATTCAAATGTAAAAAATATAAGAATAGAAATCTAATAAAGAGGAAAGAAGGGTAGaatttctttctttcctttcttttttttgttctttttcacTTTTTTCTGGTTTGTCCGTTTTTACTTGCTTCGAGTATGTGTTGCTTTACGTTCATTTAGATGTTTTTTATTAGGCTCCGAATATGTTCTGATTTTTTTCGTGGCTATTTTCTAAAATACATTCCAATTTTTATCATGACCGTTTTCTACTTGGTTTTGAGTATGCTCAGAATTTTTTCTCGTGGATGTTTTTGATACTGGCTCCACTTTTCTGATTTTGTTTTTATTGTTTTCTTCACCTGATTTTTTGTGTTctaataaatataataataataaaaacaaataataaataagaGATCACATCCATTTTAATCTTTGACTTCTTAGGAAACAAAGATTTTTACAACTAAGTTAATTTAATTTTTGACTCGAACTTATGACTCGTGGTACAACTCACTACGTATTAGATCCCGTTGCAACGAATGGGCATGCTTGCTTGTAAACATAAAAATTGAACCTTGACCTTTCACTAATATACAAATATTTCCACTATTAATTTGTTAACGTAGGTTTGACTAAGAACAAAACATATTATTGTTCAAATATGGATAAGTTGATTGTCCAACTAATCTTACCATGAACTCAAAATTTGAGCAGCTTGTTATCCAACTAATCTAAATAAATGTCTTTGCAAACTATATGGATATGATGTAATACTGCAATCCATGATGAGAGCTGCCATGTAAAAAACCGAGGATTAGATAAgtaatatttttgttgttttcaTAAATGTTTGAttgctttttttttctcgatGCGACTATAAACATATTTGATagtttagaagaaaaaaatagagtAAAAACATGTCTATTAGTATCTCCTGCGGTTGCAATAATGGATGTAGCCAAGATTTTGAACGCGTCTATAAACTTGAACCGTTGCGGCTGATTGATTCGAATTCGATCACGAGTTAATTTGCCGGACTTCATATAAAAAGAGCAGCTCGTCGGCTCATGGCCGAATCCGAATCACCTGACCCCACCGTGTCCGAGGCGATTTGTAGAACACCACAACTCGCACCTCCTGCCCCCTTGCTCGGTACCCATATAAACACGCCACGTTCCTATTGCATCTCCAAACGCAGACACCGAAGAAGAAAAGCTCGAGGGTTGAGACAGCAACGGCGATGGCATATCGGCGGTTCTTCGACTACAATCCGTACGGCTACTACTATGCCGCCCCGTACAACTACGACTCTTACTACCAGCAGCAGCCCGCGGCCACCCGCAGGTCCACCAGGGGCATCTTTGCGGGCGCCGAGCCGGCGGCCGCGAAACCCGCGCCAAGGGCGAGGAAGACGAGGGAGACGAAGACGTCGTTCTCGATCCCAGTCCACGGGCCCGACTCGGATAACGAACCGGAGCCGGAGCTGAAGCAGAAGGCGCCGGGAGCGCGCGCGAAACCGGTGGCGCCGGCGATGTCCGCGAAGGAGGCTGTGGTGAGGATGCAGGCGGCGGCGCGCGGGTTCCTGGCGAGGAAGTCGGTGCGGGCGGTGCGCGAGGTCGCGCACGAGGCGGAGCAAGTCCGGAAGAAGATGGCGTCCGAGGCGGAGGCCCTAGTCACGGACCCCAGGGCGCGCGTCGCCGTCGGCGAGGCGCTGATGAGGATGCTGCTACGGCTCGACGCGGTGCGCGGCGCGCGCGACTACCGGAGGAGGGGTCAAGACTCATGGTCGTCGCCGGATTTGCCGCTACAAGAATAGTCAATCGAACGCCTAGGCCCTGGACTGGACTCCTCCGGACTGCTCCACTGCTCGTGGGCTCATGGCCGAATCCGAATCACCTGACCCCACCGTGTCCGAGGCGATTCGTAGAACACCACAACTCGCACCTCCTGCCCCCTTGCTCAGTACTCATATAAACACGCCACGTTCCTATTGCATCTCCAAACGCAGACACCGAAGAAGAAAAGCTCGAGGGTTGAGACAGCAACGGCGATGGCATATCGGCGGTTCTTCGACTACAATCCTTACGGCTACGCCCCGTACAACTACGACTCTTACTACCAGCAGCAGCCCGCGGCCACCCGCAGGTCCACCAGGGGCATCTTTGCGGGCGCCGAGCCGGCGGCCGCGAAACCCGCGCCAAGGGCGAGGAAGACGAGGGAGACGAAGACGTCGTTCTCGATCCCAGTCCACGGGCCCGACTCGGATAACGAACCGGAGCCGGAGCTGAAGCAGAAGGCCCCGGGAGCGCGCGCGAAACCGGTGGCGCCGGCGATGTCCGCGAAGGAGGCTGTGGTGAGGATGCAGGCGGCGGCGCGCGGGTTCCTGGCGAGGAAGTCGGTGCGGGCGGTGCGCGAGGTCGCGCACGAGGCGGAGCAAGTCCGGAAGAAGATGGCGTCCGAGGCGGAGGCCCTAGTCACGGACCCCAGGGCGCGCGTCGCCGTGGGCGAGGCGCTGATGAGGATGCTGCTACGGCTCGACGCGGTGCGCGGCGCGCGCGACTACCGGAGGAGGGTCACCAAGCGAGTGCTTGTGCTGCAGGACGCCGTCGACGCGCTCGAGACTAAGCCGGCGCCGGCGTCGGCGCCTGTGGAGGACGCGACAGAGGCCGACGCACCTGAGGCGACGGCCGTCGAGACGGTGGAGGAGAGCGCGGCAGCGCCGGAGTTGGCAGACGCCGTGGAGCGCGGTGGTGAGATGGAGAGCATCAAGACAGCGGTTGACACGCCCACCCAGGTGGAGGTCGACGAAGCAGTAGCCGCCAGCGATCCTGAGGCGAAagcgggagagggagaggagaggaaaaGGAAGTGGTGCCGGGCGACGCCAATGTTGATGTCGACGAGCCGGAGGATTCGGACGCGGAGGGCGAGTGGGAGATGGTGATGGAGGAAAACGCACTCGTGGCAGCCACGCCCGACGACCAGGAGCCACCGCGCAAGGAACCGGCGTGTCCGTTGGAGACCATGGGGACTGCAAGTGCCGGCGCCGCCTCTGACGGTGTGGACGCGAGGaaggtgatggagatggtggcCGCGCTGTGCGAGCAGAGCGCGCAACAGTGCGCGGTGATCGGCGCGCTGGCCGAGCGTGTGGACGCGCTGGAGCGTACCGTGCGGCGGATGGAGGATGCCGAgagccgccggcgccggcccaAGAAGCTGAGCACATAGGCCAAGTGAAGCATCAACATTTTCCAGAGATTGATGACACGCCAGCCATTAATAGAGATTTAAACAGTTTTAGAATTTTACATTGCTTCTAATCTCGGCCTTTACTATTCCAGACACTAGATTgtttatatttattttattatagtAATGGAGTTCttcacagtttttttttttttttttttgccttttgaACTCTTGGTACTTAGACTACACACTATTTGAGCGCTTACCGTCGGAGGTCACTCCACATTTACCTTTAAGATAAGGGCAACTGCTCCATTACTCCCTTTTTAAAAATGGTACGGATCTCAAAGCAGGGAATTAAAGGAAATGATTATTTTATATTACTAGGTAAATGCCCGTGCGTTGTTAACGGGAAAACTTAATACTATGATAACATATGTACGAGTATCTGTTCTACTGTTACATAAAAAAGATATTGCAACGTGATGTTTGGAACATTAATATTACATATGTCTTCAAGAAAAAAGATAATTAAAATAGTTCGATCAAAAGAGCGTGTTTTGCACGGACACCAACAAGCTGTAGCGGGTCACAAATCAAAAATGGTCCATAAGATTTTCAAGATGCGGTGTCTGACTTCTTGCAGGTGAAGCATGCAAATGGCTGAAGCTATAGTTGAATGTATCCTGCATATAAATTGTTCGTTAATTTTTAAAGCTAAAGTGTTGTTGACTATCTTGAAAAAATATGTATCGACACATGAGATATTACCATTTCATGAAGTTAGAATCTCTTTATATACGATATTTTTCGTGAATATATCCTTTATCAGTTTCTTGTCCCCTTCTCCTTCACTTTTCCTTTCCCATTGTTAACGTCCTTCTAAGCAACCGGCACGGCCAAAATCCTAATGTTTGATCTTGTCGTGGCTTTTGATAGCGCTACATGCAATAGGCAGTGTGAGAACACTAGTTCCGGCAAGTATACCCTGACGTTAGGGATAATCTGCCCCTGTGCCTTGTTAACGGTCATTGCGAAGCTGAGACGAATAGGGAATTGCTTTCGCTTAAATTGAAAAGGGAACATCTCATCGTCTGACGATCATAAGGGTATGAGAGGCAGAAAAACCCGTCTTCTAGCATGCGATCCCAACACAATTTCTACGTCTATGGTATTCTTTTAGAACCCCTATATGATAAGCCTAGTACCATTACAAAGTCCGTTCATAgggtcaatgttcctaagcaatatgaTCGGACATCCAATCTTCAACTTtaatacatgtggaggtagaccaTTGGGTGTCAAAGTGTTAAGAAATTCCTGAGGGTAGTAGTCGTGTGGATTGTCTACCGCACAGTCAAAGCTATGGTACACCATCTTATCCTCTTAGAAACGTCCTATCATCTTCATATTTATCATATCAACCTAGTCGTTTCTCATAGATAATATCGCTCGGGAGGTGATATAATCTTTGCTTGACATATTTACATTGAGGTTAGGGAATTTGCAATCAATTACAATATCAAGATCACTATCTTCCCCGGTGTGTGGTACGCATATATTATGAGGAAGACGGATTTCATCATCACCACTCACCTCCTTAGAACCTCCACCGATGCGCAATCGGTATGCTGCAAACCACGGGTGGTCACTCTGTGCCCTCATGTTGCGCACTAGTTTTAGATGTCGCATGGAACCTCAAAGGTATGACATCCGCAGTGAGGCACCGACTATCTGAGCTCTCGACCCTCTTCGAACAACAGGAAGAACATGTCTAAAATCTCCACCGAACATCACGGTCTTCCCTCCGAACGACAGCTCAGGTCGGTCTATTATATCATGGAGACTATTGTCCAGTGCCTCGACAGACTACCTCTTTGTCATGGTAGCCTCGTCCCAAATGATGAGAGATGATGCTCGAAGTAGCTTGGCGGTACCACTCTGTTTCGTAAAGTTGCAGAAGGCCCCATTATCAATGGTGAGGGGAATATTGAAGCGTGAGTGGGCAGTTCTGCCATCAGGCATTATTGAGGCCGCAACACCAGATGTAGTTGTTGCCACGACAATCTTTTTCTGGCTAAATATAGTGGTGAGAAGGGCTTTGTAAAGATAAGTCTTTCCGGTCCTGTCAGGACCATCCACAAAGAAGAGACCCCCGTGACTGGTATCAACCGATGACATaatctcatcatatgtaactcGTTGCTCCTCATTAAGGGTGTCTAACAGAGCCACATCATCCTCGTTTGCCTCAATGCTAACCTTCTCAAAAATCTCTCTAGGAATATCAGAAGATGCGTCATATGTGTCATCGATATTAGAAAATGGGTACATCTTCATATCCTTCTACATTGATTGTAGCAATTTTTGAAAATCTATGAGGACCATCTGTTCCACCATGaagttggattgattgttgtgcCTGTAGTCCTCCGACATTGCCTCCTTATGTTTCTCCTAGTTGCCTCTGAGAGACTCTCGTCGAGCGAGTTGTCCTCTTCGATTACGACCCTTCTTTCTGCAGCTTCATGGAAGGTTGGTAGGATATCGCCGTCAATGGTCCTTAGACACTCAAAGGAGGTTGCACCTACCACATAGTTTAGGAGAACCCTAAGATAGTAACAGTCCCCCTCAACTGGATTAGCAGACACGATTCTTCCAATCTATTGTAATGTAGTATCACGTACCCTCTTGTTCCAAACTTTGCCCTGTGCTTGCCATGTATAGAGCTTAGGAAAGTCCCAATACAATATACCTCGGGCTCTTTCATCTGTTTTGTTCATCTCAAAGTACGTTGTAAGCATTGACTTATCAACACCTGGATGATTAAGCACCTCGTCGAACCCCCCTCGTGCTGGTGAAATGACACCATGTGCATGTCTAGAAGATGGAGCTGTAAGAACAAAACAGCAGGGACCTATTGCTCAAATCAAAACCATATATCCTCCACAAGGCTACTAGAGGGGTTATCCATCTAGCATCCCTGTACTGCTTGATCTCATTGATGTTCCCTTCACTGTCCTCCTTATCAGCCTCTCTCACAGCCATAGACGCTCAGTCATAACCCTTGTAGATGTACTTAAACAGATACTTGACTACTTTGATACTCCCCTGCCTCAACATTGATGTGGCAATTGAACAAACGGAG is part of the Miscanthus floridulus cultivar M001 chromosome 9, ASM1932011v1, whole genome shotgun sequence genome and encodes:
- the LOC136479991 gene encoding uncharacterized protein; its protein translation is MAYRRFFDYNPYGYYYAAPYNYDSYYQQQPAATRRSTRGIFAGAEPAAAKPAPRARKTRETKTSFSIPVHGPDSDNEPEPELKQKAPGARAKPVAPAMSAKEAVVRMQAAARGFLARKSVRAVREVAHEAEQVRKKMASEAEALVTDPRARVAVGEALMRMLLRLDAVRGARDYRRRGQDSWSSPDLPLQE
- the LOC136479992 gene encoding BAG family molecular chaperone regulator 6-like, producing MAYRRFFDYNPYGYAPYNYDSYYQQQPAATRRSTRGIFAGAEPAAAKPAPRARKTRETKTSFSIPVHGPDSDNEPEPELKQKAPGARAKPVAPAMSAKEAVVRMQAAARGFLARKSVRAVREVAHEAEQVRKKMASEAEALVTDPRARVAVGEALMRMLLRLDAVRGARDYRRRVTKRVLVLQDAVDALETKPAPASAPVEDATEADAPEATAVETVEESAAAPELADAVERGGEMESIKTAVDTPTQVEVDEAVAASDPEAKAGEGEERKRKWCRATPMLMSTSRRIRTRRASGRW